The Nocardioides panzhihuensis genome has a segment encoding these proteins:
- the ribH gene encoding 6,7-dimethyl-8-ribityllumazine synthase, whose translation MSGKGAPKPEVVDASDLRVAVVASRWHDEVMAGLLNGAERALEEASVGGLTVVRVPGAFELPVAAAALAKSGYDAIVALGVVIRGGTPHFDYVCSAATDGLNRIAIDHIIPVGFGLLTCDNEEQALDRAGLEGSSEDKGYEAAAAAMETALALRDCVRHY comes from the coding sequence GTGAGTGGCAAAGGTGCCCCTAAGCCTGAGGTCGTCGACGCGAGCGACCTGAGGGTCGCCGTCGTGGCGTCACGCTGGCACGACGAGGTCATGGCCGGCCTGCTGAACGGCGCCGAGAGGGCACTCGAGGAGGCCTCCGTCGGCGGCCTGACCGTCGTCCGGGTGCCCGGCGCCTTCGAGCTCCCTGTCGCCGCGGCGGCGCTGGCCAAGTCCGGCTACGACGCCATCGTCGCGCTCGGGGTCGTCATCCGCGGCGGCACCCCGCACTTCGACTACGTCTGCTCGGCTGCCACCGACGGGCTGAACCGGATCGCGATCGACCACATCATCCCGGTCGGTTTCGGGCTGCTGACCTGCGACAACGAGGAGCAGGCGCTCGACCGGGCCGGGCTGGAGGGATCCAGCGAGGACAAGGGCTACGAGGCCGCCGCGGCCGCTATGGAGACCGCGCTCGCCCTGCGCGACTGCGTGCGCCACTACTGA